From one Coriobacteriia bacterium genomic stretch:
- the oraS gene encoding D-ornithine 4,5-aminomutase subunit OraS → MVREDTFEHAHIYLSGLTDEELKMRFWDLTQEIVDPLVELARTHTSPSIERSVLMRMGIDSQTCVAVVAECEKRTLLGHGAGHVVLVCMQALDLDAPAVARKLADGDADAWEIVDAKWGSAK, encoded by the coding sequence ATGGTTCGCGAAGACACGTTCGAGCACGCGCACATCTACCTCAGCGGTCTGACCGACGAGGAACTCAAGATGCGCTTCTGGGACCTGACGCAGGAGATCGTCGACCCGCTGGTCGAGTTGGCTCGCACGCATACGTCGCCGTCGATCGAGCGCAGCGTGCTGATGCGCATGGGCATCGACTCACAGACGTGCGTCGCCGTCGTGGCGGAGTGCGAGAAGCGCACACTTCTCGGCCACGGGGCGGGGCATGTGGTGCTCGTGTGCATGCAGGCGCTCGACCTCGACGCGCCAGCCGTGGCTCGCAAGCTTGCCGACGGTGATGCGGACGCGTGGGAGATCGTCGACGCGAAGTGGGGGAGCGCGAAATGA